TGAAGCTGAACGCATACTAAATGTTTATAAATCCAAAATTATAAAACCTATAGTATGAAAATAAAACTGGTAGTTATTGCTTTTTTTGTCGTTCTTTTTAGTTTTAGTCAAGAAAATAATTTTATAGAAACAGAACTCAATATTCCATCCGAAAAAGTGACTGTTAATGGTACGTTATTGTCACCTAAAAGTGACATTGTTCCGTTGGTAATTATTATACCTGGTTCAGGGACGGTAGATAGAAATGGCGGTCAAGGAAATTACTTAAAGCAGCTGGCAGAAGGTCTTTCAGGTAAAAATATTGCTACATATCGCTATGATAAAAGCAGTATTACGTTATCAAAAATAGAAGGACTTAAAGAAGAAGATATTTCTTTCGATGATTTTATCAACGACGCTATTGCTGTAATAAATTATTTTAAGGATCAATCACAGTTTTCTAGTATTACAATTGCTGGTCATTCGCAAGGTAGTTTGGTGGGCATGGTTGCTGGCCAATTACGTATTGATGGTTTTATTTCTTTAGCAGGAGCAGGAAGAACAATAGATAAAATACTTATCGAGCAGGTTTCTGCTCAATCTCCTCTATTTAAAGGAGATATGGAGAAGACCTTTGAAATTATTAAATCTGGTAAAATCGACGAAAATTTTAATCCGTTATTGGTTTCTGTTTTTAGAAAATCATTACAACCCTTTTGGGGGTCTTGGATGAAATATAATCCACAAGAGGAAATTAAAAAATTAAACGTTCCCATTTTAATTGTTAATGGTACTAAGGATATTCAGGTACCAGTTACGGATGCTGAATTATTACATAAAGCAGATGAAAACTCTCAATTGCTTATTATTGAAAACATGAATCATGTTTTTAAAATGGTAGAAAGTGAAGATAGAATGGAAAATATAAGTACGTATTCCAAAGCCGATTTGCAAATTAGTAAAAAATTAGTCGAAGGAATTTCAAAATTTATCAATCAATAAAAATTGATAAGAAGTAGTTGAGTATTATGTCAAAAAAGAAAGCATTTGCATTGCGGATAAATGAAGAGACTTTCAAAGCTATTGAAAAATGGGCTGCGGATGAATTCCGCAGTACCAATGGTCAAATAGAGTGGATGCTACAACAAACGCTAAAAAAAGCGAAAAGAGAGCCTAAGAAGAAAGATTAAAACTATTCTACAATTACTAAAAGTTGTGTTTAAAAGCTAGAAAGCAACTTTATTACATTATATATTTCCATAAATCAATATACAATTTTGTGTAGATTTCGGTTAAGTTTTTAATTAAAAGTATATCTTAAATATTAAACATTATGTATATATTTGAAACAATAAAACTATCCGATGAAAAAAAAAATACTCCTCAGTCTAATTGTTCTCATTTGTCATTTCTCCTTTTCTCAATCTAAATCACCTAATGAATTTTTGGGTTACGAACTTGGAGATCGTTTTACAAGGCATCATCAAGTAGTAGATTATTTTAATCATATTGCTAACGAAAATGAAAATGTTAAACTTATTAAGTACGGCGAAACATATGAAAATCGCTCACTACAGTTGGCATTTATTACAGCACCAAAGAATTTTTCTAAATTAGAGAGTATAAGAACCAATCATTTGAAATCAATAGGTCTTTTAGAAGGCGAAGCTACGAAAGACATTGCGATTGTTTGGTTAAGTTATAACGTGCATGGAAACGAGTCTGTTAGTACAGAGGCGGCCATGAAAACCTTATATGCTTTAGTAGATCCAAAAAATACGGAAACAAAAAAATGGTTAGAAAATACCATTGTAATTATAGATCCTTGTATCAATCCTGATGGTCGTGAGCGTTATGTAAATTGGTATAATCAATATCAAAACAAACCCTATAATACAAATCCAGATTCAAAAGAGCATCACGAACCTTGGCCTGGAGGAAGAGCAAATCATTATTTATTTGATTTGAATAGAGATTGGGCATGGTCATCACAAGTAGAAACGCAATCACGACTTAAACAATATAATAAATGGATGCCACATGTTCATGTAGATTTTCATGAGCAAAGTGTTAACAATCCTTATTATTTTGCTCCTGCAGCAGAACCGTACCATGAGGTAATAACCAATTTTCAACGAGAATTTCAAGTAGCAATTGGAACAAATCATGCTAAGTATTTCGATAAAAATGGTTGGTTGTATTTTACGAAAGAGGTATTTGATTTGTTATATCCTAGCTATGGCGATACTTATCCATTGTACAATGGAGCTATAGGTATGACCTATGAGCAAGGAGGAAGTGGAAGAGCAGGATTAGGAATTACAACTGCAGATGAAGACGTTTTAACATTAAAAGATAGAATTGCACATCACTATACAACCGGAATATCGACAATAGAAATGACGTCGTTAAATGCTGATAAATTACAAGAAGAATTTATTACCTATTTTAAGAATGCTAGAAATAATCCAAAAGGTAAATACAAAAGTTATGTAGTTAGTGGTAAAAACGATAAAGATAAAATTAACAGTTTAAAAGAGTTATTAGATCGTCATCAAATAAAATATGGTTGGTCTACCACTTCCAATTCTGTAAAGGCATATGATTATCAAAGTAACAAAACGAGATCTGTAAAAATTAGTTCAAGAGACATTGTAATAAACACAAATCAGCCTAAATCTAATTTTATAAATGCATTGTTTGAGCCTCAAACTAAAATTGTAGATTCATTAACTTATGATATTACAGCATGGGCATTACCGTATAGTAGAGGATTGGAGACCTATGCTTTAAGTAGTCCGCTGGCATCGGAATCTGTTTCTGAAGATGTGAAAGGAGCACGTCCGGTCGGAGTAGAAAATCCTTATGCTTATTTAGCAAAATGGAATAGTACCACAGATGTTTCGTTTTTGTCATTTTTATTACAACATAAAGTGAAAGTTAGGTTTTCTCAATTGGCTTTTTCGGTTGAAGGCAAAAAATATGATGCAGGAACTTTAATAATTACACGTAGAGGTAACGAAAAGTTAGGTGAAAAATTTGATGAAATTGTTAGTGAAGCTACACAAAAGTTTGATAGAGTAGTAACAGGCGTTGCTACAGGTTTGGTTTCTGAAGGTAAAGATTTTGGCTCTAGTTCGGTAAGTTATTTAAAAGCTCCAAAAATAGCAGTGCTATCTGGAGATGGAGTTTCATCATTAGGGTTTGGAGAAGTTTGGCACTTTTTTGAACAACAAATTAAATATCCAATAACGGTTTTGGATACGGACTATTTTGGACGAATAAATTTAGATAAATATGACGTTCTCGTTTTACCTAGTGGTTCATATGGGAGTGTTTTAAATAAGGAGAAATTGAGTGAGCTTAAAAAATGGGTTCAAAGTGGAGGTAGAATAGTAGCCATTGATAGAGCTCTAAATACATTTGCAGATAGTGACGATTTTGGTTTGGCTACATTTAAAGATGAGGATGATAAAAAAGAAAATGAGAAAGCGGATAAAGAATGGAAAGAAAAATTAATTTTAGAGGATTATGACAATTTAGAAAGACAGTCTTTATCTAATATTATAACAGGAAGTATCTTTAAAGCATCAATGGATAATACTCATCCGCTTGGTTTTGGTTACCAAAAAAGCTATCATACATTACGTTTAAATAGCAACCATTACACCTATTTAAAAGATGGTGGTAATGTAAGTGTTATAAAAAGCAAGAATGATTTAGTGAGTGGTTTTGCAGGAGTTAATGCCCTGAAAAATATTGACGAATCATTAGTGTTTGGTGTAGAAGATAAGGGTAGAGGAGCTGTAATTTATTTGGCTGATAATCCTTTATTCAGAAGCTTTTGGGAAAATGGAAAGTTGGTGTTTTGTAATGCCATTTTTATGGTAGGACAATAAATTAATCCTGTCATTTGGAGCATAATTCAATGCAGCTAAGTACCTCTTGATTTTTGAATAAAGAATATTAAAAATAATTAATATAAATAGCGAATAACGAACATTATGGATACATCCCCGTTTATAACCAATGACACTATTGTCTTTGGACTTTTAATGTTAGCATTAGGTTTTATTTTTTA
The nucleotide sequence above comes from Aureibaculum algae. Encoded proteins:
- a CDS encoding alpha/beta hydrolase; the protein is MKIKLVVIAFFVVLFSFSQENNFIETELNIPSEKVTVNGTLLSPKSDIVPLVIIIPGSGTVDRNGGQGNYLKQLAEGLSGKNIATYRYDKSSITLSKIEGLKEEDISFDDFINDAIAVINYFKDQSQFSSITIAGHSQGSLVGMVAGQLRIDGFISLAGAGRTIDKILIEQVSAQSPLFKGDMEKTFEIIKSGKIDENFNPLLVSVFRKSLQPFWGSWMKYNPQEEIKKLNVPILIVNGTKDIQVPVTDAELLHKADENSQLLIIENMNHVFKMVESEDRMENISTYSKADLQISKKLVEGISKFINQ
- a CDS encoding Arc family DNA binding domain-containing protein; translation: MSKKKAFALRINEETFKAIEKWAADEFRSTNGQIEWMLQQTLKKAKREPKKKD
- a CDS encoding M14 family metallopeptidase, producing the protein MKKKILLSLIVLICHFSFSQSKSPNEFLGYELGDRFTRHHQVVDYFNHIANENENVKLIKYGETYENRSLQLAFITAPKNFSKLESIRTNHLKSIGLLEGEATKDIAIVWLSYNVHGNESVSTEAAMKTLYALVDPKNTETKKWLENTIVIIDPCINPDGRERYVNWYNQYQNKPYNTNPDSKEHHEPWPGGRANHYLFDLNRDWAWSSQVETQSRLKQYNKWMPHVHVDFHEQSVNNPYYFAPAAEPYHEVITNFQREFQVAIGTNHAKYFDKNGWLYFTKEVFDLLYPSYGDTYPLYNGAIGMTYEQGGSGRAGLGITTADEDVLTLKDRIAHHYTTGISTIEMTSLNADKLQEEFITYFKNARNNPKGKYKSYVVSGKNDKDKINSLKELLDRHQIKYGWSTTSNSVKAYDYQSNKTRSVKISSRDIVINTNQPKSNFINALFEPQTKIVDSLTYDITAWALPYSRGLETYALSSPLASESVSEDVKGARPVGVENPYAYLAKWNSTTDVSFLSFLLQHKVKVRFSQLAFSVEGKKYDAGTLIITRRGNEKLGEKFDEIVSEATQKFDRVVTGVATGLVSEGKDFGSSSVSYLKAPKIAVLSGDGVSSLGFGEVWHFFEQQIKYPITVLDTDYFGRINLDKYDVLVLPSGSYGSVLNKEKLSELKKWVQSGGRIVAIDRALNTFADSDDFGLATFKDEDDKKENEKADKEWKEKLILEDYDNLERQSLSNIITGSIFKASMDNTHPLGFGYQKSYHTLRLNSNHYTYLKDGGNVSVIKSKNDLVSGFAGVNALKNIDESLVFGVEDKGRGAVIYLADNPLFRSFWENGKLVFCNAIFMVGQ